A genomic stretch from Aedes albopictus strain Foshan chromosome 2, AalbF5, whole genome shotgun sequence includes:
- the LOC134287310 gene encoding uncharacterized protein LOC134287310: MDKATELIQATPPEDRLKLSRLPSSSFTIENLIGTEHRRGGSPPGSVRPRLGPSSDSTGSYLVNAAAGYNAAAMLSFTNFPLYNPWVGYLSPAANEKLSQLFSSAASGVGGVGGDKRVHKSVPGAPIDGSGSGDDVPDQSDKSSIEVNAFKTFPGATYAGAAPNLEVAAQYFANSARRSFYNPTDFGESASSGSDKINHSNYSGANIGGRIFLRNFSSDLAAASSPAVVNHSSLELQDTDSRQSYLNIDRDEDERPVAVGVADGGADSNDDGSYSDDISLSLSPTGCGKGNGKNIGKGYRWGMRLQF, from the coding sequence ATGGATAAAGCGACCGAGCTGATTCAAGCGACGCCTCCGGAAGATCGCTTGAAGCTGTCGCGTCTTCCGAGTTCTTCGTTTACCATCGAGAACCTTATCGGGACGGAGCACCGCCGGGGTGGAAGCCCACCGGGGTCGGTTCGTCCGCGATTGGGACCGTCGTCGGATTCCACTGGGTCGTACCTGGTCAACGCGGCCGCTGGATACAATGCGGCAGCCATGCTATCGTTCACGAACTTCCCGCTGTACAATCCGTGGGTGGGATACCTATCGCCGGCGGCCAACGAGAAACTATCGCAACTGTTTTCCAGTGCTGCCAGTGGCGTGGGTGGAGTTGGGGGTGACAAACGTGTCCATAAATCAGTGCCAGGTGCGCCGATAGATGGGTCTGGCAGCGGGGACGATGTGCCCGATCAAAGTGATAAATCGTCAATCGAAGTGAACGCCTTCAAGACGTTTCCAGGGGCGACGTACGCAGGGGCTGCGCCGAATCTCGAAGTGGCAGCGCAATATTTTGCAAACAGTGCTCGAAGGTCCTTCTATAATCCGACGGATTTCGGTGAAAGTGCTTCAAGTGGTAGTGATAAGATAAATCATAGCAATTACAGTGGTGCGAACATCGGTGGGAGAATATTTCTAAGGAATTTTAGTAGTGACTTGGCGGCGGCGTCTTCGCCGGCAGTTGTCAATCATAGTAGCCTGGAGCTGCAGGACACGGATTCGAGGCAGTCGTACCTGAACATTGATCGGGATGAGGATGAGCGGCCGGTGGCGGTGGGGGTTGCTGATGGCGGAGCGGATAGCAATGATGACGGGTCGTACAGTGACGATATCAGCTTGTCGCTATCGCCGACAGGGTGCGGAAAAGGCAACGGTAAGAATATAGGGAAAGGATATCGGTGGGGAATGAGGTTGCAATTTTGA